The sequence CGGCTCGCCCGAGCAGCTGACCGAGATGGACCTGTTCCGCTTCAACGTGCCTTTCCTGATCATCGCCCCAGGCGTCCAGGAGAAGTTCGGCGCCACCCGCGACACCGTCGGCACCCAGATCGACATCGTGCCGACCATCATGGGCCGCCTGGGCGGCGAAACCCGCCAGCAGTGCTGGGGCCGCGACCTGCTCAACCTGCCGGCCGGCGACCAGGGCTTCGGCGTGATCAAGCCGTCCGGTAACGAGCCCGTGGTGGCCATCCTCAACGGCGGCCGCATCCTGATCAAACCGAAGGAAGGCGACATCCGCGTCTACGACTACCAGGTCGGCGCCAACCCGCAGATCAAGCGGGTGGACGACGCGCCGGACCGTCCGGAGCTGCTGCACCGCCTGGACTCGTTCATCCAGACGGCGACCAAGAGCCTGCTGGACAACACCGGTGGTGTGGTGGACAGCAAACCGGCCAAGAACTGACCGGACCGTGTCACTGAAAAAGGGGCCCTCGTGGCCCCTTTTTCATTGCATCGGGTGCGGTGTTTCGAGCGCGAGGCTTGCGGCGTCATGCCACGCGCTAACCGCCGGCTCGCGGTTATAAAGTAAGACCATAAAGGTATAAGCGGTTATAAGAAAAGCCGCTATGCTGCGCGCCGGTTCATCTAGGCCGTGTTCGGCCTTCAGGAAGTGATGATGGAAGTGGGTGTATTCGGTTTCGTGGTCGCAGGCCTGGTGGTCGGCTTCATCGTCGGCATGACCGGCGTGGGCGGCGGCTCGCTGATGACCCCCATCCTGCTGTGGTTCGGGATCAACCCCGCCGCGGCCGTGGGCACCGATCTGCTGTACGCCGCCGTCACCAAGTCCGGTGGCGTGCTGGTGCATGGCCGGCAGAAGAACATCGACTGGCGCATCACCGGCTGGCTGACCCTGGGCAGCGTCCCGGCGGCGGCGCTGACCCTGCTGTTCCTGCACAGCCTCGGCTCGAACCTCGAAGCACTCAACGCGCTGATCAAGCACGCGCTGGGCTTCGTCCTGCTGCTCACTGCGCTGGCCGTGCTGTTCAAACATAAGCTGCTGGCCTTCGCTCATCGTCACGCCGGCGATCACTACCACCTCAAGGGCAGCAGCCTGAACAGCCTGACCGTGCTGACTGGCGTAGCGCTCGGCAGCATGGTGGCGCTGACCTCCATCGGCGCCGGCGCCCTGGGCACCGTGGCGTTGTTCGTGCTCTATCCGTTCCTCGCTACCCGCCGCCTGGTGGGCACCGAGATCGCCCACGCGGTCCCGCTGACCCTGGTCGCCGGCCTCGGCCACGCCAGCATGGGCAACATGGACTGGCACCTGCTCGGTTACCTGCTGTGCGGTTCGCTGCCGGGCATCTACCTGGGCAGCCATCTCTCCGGCCGCATCCCCGATGGCGTGCTGCGCCCGTGCCTGGCGGTGATGCTGTTCAGCATCGGCTACAAGCTGGTGTTCTGATCCCCGCCGGGTGATCCGCTCCTGGACCTGTAGGAGCGGATTCATCCGCGAAACTTCCCGCACGCTTTATCCCAGTAGGAGCGAGCTTGCTCGCGATTCGCGGACAAGGTCCGCTCCTACATTCACGCGCCGCGTCCCCCTTCACGTCTTCCCCGCGAACGCGGGGATCCAGCGTCTCGTTTCGGCGTGCACGAATGTTTCTCTGGAAGACTTCAAAGCGAGAGTCAGAGCCGCAGTGCAGCTCTTGTAGGGCAATGAAATGGACTCCTCCCTCCTACGGCGTCAAGCGCCAGACTGATGGTGTAGCCACAAGTCCCGGAGGGGGAGTCAGCATGAACATTAGTCGCGTTGGTCTGGATCTGGCAAAGCAGGTATTTCAGGTGCACGGCGTCGATAGCCACGAGCGCGTGGTGTGCCGGCGGCAGCTCAAGCGGGCGCAGATGCTGGATTTCTTTCGCCAGCTGGCACCCTGCCTGGTGGCGATGGAGGCCTGCGGCAGTGCGCACTATTGGGCGCGAGAGCTGCAGGGGCTGGGGCACGAGGTCCGCTTGATTGCACCGCAGTTCGTCAAACCTTACGTCAAGGGTGACAAACACGATGCCCACGATGCCGAAGCGATCTGCGAGGCGGCCAGCCGTCCGAGCATGCGCTTTGTGCCGGTGAAGAGTGCGCAGCAGCAGGCCGGGCAGTCCGTGCATCGCATTCGCAGCCGTCTGGTCCGGGCCCGTACGGCACTGTGCAACGAAATTCGCGGCTTGCTCGGCGAATTCGGCCTGGTCGCCAGCCGACGCGGGCGCGCGGCGACGGTCGAACTGCTCGAGACGGTCACCGCTGCCGAGCCGGTGCCCTTGCCGGCGCCGATGGGCGAGTTGTTGAGCGGCTTGAAAGAGGAGTTGCAGGCGCTGGATGCCCGCATCGAGCGACTGGAGCGAGTGATCAAGCGCAGTGCGCGCGAGGATGCGCGCATCCAGCGCCTGCTGGCCGTGGAAGGCATCGGCCCGCTCACCGCCAGCGCGGTGGTGGCAGCGGTCGGCGATGCCCGGCAATTCCGCACGGCGCGTCAGTTCGCGGCCTGGCTGGGCCTGGTGCCACGGCAACACTCCACGGGCGGGCAGCAGCGCCTGGGCGGGATCACCAAGCGTGGCGATACCTACCTGCGCACCCTGTTCACCCATGGCTCCCGCTCGGTCGTACGCTGTTGCGCCAACAAGACCGATGCTCGCAGTCGCTGGCTGCAAGGCCTGTTGCAACGATGCAATGCCAACGCCGTCGCCGTTGCCCTGGCCAACAAGAATGCCCGGATCGTCTGGGCCCTGCTCAGTCGGGAAACCACCTACCAACCCGCCTGAGCGTTACCGGCAACACCGCTGTAGAAACGCTCCACCACGATTGCACAGTGAATGGCATTGATGACGAACCGGTCGAACCGGCCTGTATGAAACCTGGGTTATCCGCGGGCTCCCTGCTGCCGTGAAGCAAAGCCGTTAGGGCGATCAGACATACAGGCGCGCATTTCATCAGGGCTCGGGAGCTGCCACACCGCTCCATGAAGCCGGATATACGGACGCAGTCGTACCTAGGTTCGAAATCCCCGCCAAACACTGGCAAACCGGGAGGAGTCCATATACGAATAACCCCGAGGGGGTTATCCGCCGTTTTCGTGCGGGGCGGCGGCGCATGACCGCGAACGGTTATGCGCCCAACAAGGTGATTCCCCTTCGGACCAGCGCAAGCGTGGAGCCGCGTCCCGTGCTCGCGGGGATGAGGGGATGGTGTAGGAGCGGCCCGTGGTCGCGAATCGCGGGCATGGCCCGCTCCTACGGGGCGTGGCGTCAGAACTGCTTTGTCGCCCGCGCCACCACGGTGGCCGTGCAGATGTCCTTGAAGCCCTGCCAGTTGTAGCACTCGTTCTGCGAGAGATCGGTGTCGATGTAGCTCAGCGACCAGTCGATGCCCGCGAAGTCACGATCCAGGCGTGCTTCCCATTCCTGGTAGGTATGGCGGGTGTCGCCGTTGCCGGCGACGTACAGCGGGTCCTTGGCGTCGTTGCGGCCCAGGCGCAGCTTGGCGCGGAATTCGGCCGGCAGGTCGAAGCCGTAGCCGACGTAGCTGTAGAGGTTGCTCTGGTTGCGCCCGAAGTAGGTCGGCATGTCGTCGGAGTAATACGCCGCCACTTCGAAGCCGTAGGCATTGAGGATGGCGTAGACCTCGCTTTGGTCGAACTGCGACTCCTTCGGATAGCGGTATTGGATGTAGCCAAGGTCCAGGCCGACGTCCTCGGTGGCCTGCCAATACCAGCCGGCGTAGTAGTCCAGCTCCTGGCGGGTCTTGGTGTCGTAGCCGAAGTCGACGTTGGAGCTCCACACGCCCAGGTACAAACCGCTGCTGTGCTGCAGGGTGGCGCCGGCCTGGATCGCCGGGTCGTTCTGGGTCTG is a genomic window of Pseudomonas knackmussii B13 containing:
- a CDS encoding sulfite exporter TauE/SafE family protein, which translates into the protein MEVGVFGFVVAGLVVGFIVGMTGVGGGSLMTPILLWFGINPAAAVGTDLLYAAVTKSGGVLVHGRQKNIDWRITGWLTLGSVPAAALTLLFLHSLGSNLEALNALIKHALGFVLLLTALAVLFKHKLLAFAHRHAGDHYHLKGSSLNSLTVLTGVALGSMVALTSIGAGALGTVALFVLYPFLATRRLVGTEIAHAVPLTLVAGLGHASMGNMDWHLLGYLLCGSLPGIYLGSHLSGRIPDGVLRPCLAVMLFSIGYKLVF
- a CDS encoding IS110 family transposase: MNISRVGLDLAKQVFQVHGVDSHERVVCRRQLKRAQMLDFFRQLAPCLVAMEACGSAHYWARELQGLGHEVRLIAPQFVKPYVKGDKHDAHDAEAICEAASRPSMRFVPVKSAQQQAGQSVHRIRSRLVRARTALCNEIRGLLGEFGLVASRRGRAATVELLETVTAAEPVPLPAPMGELLSGLKEELQALDARIERLERVIKRSAREDARIQRLLAVEGIGPLTASAVVAAVGDARQFRTARQFAAWLGLVPRQHSTGGQQRLGGITKRGDTYLRTLFTHGSRSVVRCCANKTDARSRWLQGLLQRCNANAVAVALANKNARIVWALLSRETTYQPA
- a CDS encoding TorF family putative porin, which gives rise to MKHNALIFGALLLGTPFASTHAVELTPDLALQIETTLASDYRSRGISQTQNDPAIQAGATLQHSSGLYLGVWSSNVDFGYDTKTRQELDYYAGWYWQATEDVGLDLGYIQYRYPKESQFDQSEVYAILNAYGFEVAAYYSDDMPTYFGRNQSNLYSYVGYGFDLPAEFRAKLRLGRNDAKDPLYVAGNGDTRHTYQEWEARLDRDFAGIDWSLSYIDTDLSQNECYNWQGFKDICTATVVARATKQF